In Clostridiales bacterium, the genomic stretch CGCACGCCGACGATATGTCCCCACGAGTGCATGATATAGTTAAGTCCTGCCTTGATAGCATAAAAGGCGAGCAAAAACGCCGCAGCCGATAACAGCATTGTCATCATGCGGTTGGGAACGTAGTTGTTTATTATCTCTTTGGTGATATACGGGTATACGAGATTGAACAAGGATATCGTAAGCGCGCATACCATGTCGAGAATAAATAACGCTTTATGCGGCTTGTAGTATGATACAAACCGTTTGATTAGGTGTTGGTTTTTCATTTTAATTAGAAATACGTAGAATTAATAATGCCCGACACCACTACGGGGTCCCCCTTTCTCAATAGGGGAAGGCGAATAAGGTTGAGATTTTTCGCTGACGCTTAGAATGATGGAGTGGCGTTGAGTAATAAATAACGACACGAAGCTAATCGGGTGTAGCGTTTAATGAACCACTTAGGCAAATACACGACATTAAAAGTTTCTTGCCTACTTCTTTTCAAAGAAGTAGGTTATTTGGATATATTTTGATCTCTGTCGGGACCGACGCCGATCATGGTGACGGGGCAGTCAATAAGTTTTTCTATCGCTTTAATATAGTTCTGCGCGGCTTTCGGCAGTTCCATAAAGGACTTGCAGCCCGAAAGGTCTTCCGTCCAGCCCTCGTACTCCTCGTAAACGGGCGTAATGCCTTCGAGCATACTGATATCGGCGGGGAAGTCCGTGGTTTCGGTGCCGTCGGCAAGGATATACTTAGTTGCAATCTTTAATTTCTTAATGCCCGAAAGTGTGTCGAGCTTATTGATAGCGAGCGCGGTAAGTCCGTTTATGCGCACGGCGAGCCGAAGTATGACCGCGTCCAGCCAGCCGCAGCGCCGCGCTCTGCCTGTCGTAACGCCGTACTCGCGCCCGACCTTTAATAAATGCTCTCCGACTTCGTCGTTGAGCTCGGTAGGGAACGGACCCGCGCCAACGCGCGTGGTGTACGACTTGGCAATGCCCAAGCATTCCTTGATAGCGGTAGGCCCGACGCCCGCGCCCGCGCAGAACCCGCCAGTTATCGGGTGCGAGCTCGTGACGAACGGGTACGTGCCGCTATCTAGGTCGAGAAGCGTGCCCTGCGCGCCCTCGAATACTACGCGCTTATTCGCTTTAATGGCGTTATAAAGCACCGCGCCCGTATCGCACGCGAACGGTTTAAGGCGTTTGGCGTACTCTATATACTCGGCGTAGATCTCGTCGAAGTCGAGCGGTTTGCCGCCGTATACAGCGGTGATTATTTTGTTTTTGAGTTCGAGATTGGCTTTGAGCTTTTGCGCGAAAACCTCGGGGTTGAGGAAATCGATAAGCCTTATGCCTATGCGGTCGCATTTGTCGGCGTAGCACGGCCCGATACCGCGCTTGGTCGTGCCGATAGCGTTCGCGCCCTTAGCCTTTTCCGCGAGCTCGTCGAACTCCTTGTGATAGGGCATGACGATATGCGCGCGAAGATCGATCAAAAGCTTGTCGAACTTAACACCGAGCGCGGCAAGGCTGTCCATTTCTTCGAGCACTACTTTGGGATCGAGCACTACGCCGTTACCGATTATATTGACGGTGTCGGGGTAGAGAATACCGCTCGGGATGAGATGAAGCTTATAGGTCTTGTCGCCGTTGACGACGGTGTGACCGGCGTTGCTTCCGCCCGTAGCGCGAACTACGTAGTCCGCGTTTTGCGCCAAGATATCGATTATCTTGCCTTTGCCTTCATCGCCCCACTGAGCGCCGACTAATGCTGTTGTGTTCATGGTTCTACCTCTGAATTTAAGGATAAATTTTATTGATTAGCTGTTGTGGATACTGTCGAATGCTACCGACATCATGAGCTTGATACGGTTGATTTGGTTGACCTCGCTCGCGCCGGGGTCGTAGTCCACGGCGACGATATTCGATTGCGGGTACTGGCGTTTGAGCTCTTTCATGACGCCCTTGCCTGTAACGTGGTTGGGCAGGCAGGCGAACGGCTGCATACAAATGATATTGGGCGCGCCTTCCTCGATAAGCTCTATCATTTCGGCGGTCAGGAACCAGCCTTCGCCGACCATAGTGCCGAGTGACGTTACTTCCTTGGCTTTCTTAGCAAGCTTTTCTATGCGCGTCGGTGCGCCGAACTTGGTGTCGCGCAGTGCGTCGATCATGGGCTTGCGCAAATGCTCGATAAACTTGATAGCGACGTTAGACACAAGCTTAGCCTTGCCCGAGCCGTCGAGCAGGTCGTGCTTGATTGTCGAGTCGTAGAACGAGTACATGAAGAAGTCGAGTAGGTCGGGCACGACCGCTTCACCGCCTTCCTTTTCGATAAGGTCTACGGCGTAGTTATTGGCGAGCGGGTGGAACTTGACGAGTATCTCGCCGACGATACCCACGCGCGGCTTGGCTATATCGA encodes the following:
- a CDS encoding adenylosuccinate synthase, with product MNTTALVGAQWGDEGKGKIIDILAQNADYVVRATGGSNAGHTVVNGDKTYKLHLIPSGILYPDTVNIIGNGVVLDPKVVLEEMDSLAALGVKFDKLLIDLRAHIVMPYHKEFDELAEKAKGANAIGTTKRGIGPCYADKCDRIGIRLIDFLNPEVFAQKLKANLELKNKIITAVYGGKPLDFDEIYAEYIEYAKRLKPFACDTGAVLYNAIKANKRVVFEGAQGTLLDLDSGTYPFVTSSHPITGGFCAGAGVGPTAIKECLGIAKSYTTRVGAGPFPTELNDEVGEHLLKVGREYGVTTGRARRCGWLDAVILRLAVRINGLTALAINKLDTLSGIKKLKIATKYILADGTETTDFPADISMLEGITPVYEEYEGWTEDLSGCKSFMELPKAAQNYIKAIEKLIDCPVTMIGVGPDRDQNISK